A genome region from Bacteroides stercoris ATCC 43183 includes the following:
- a CDS encoding DUF4450 domain-containing protein, with the protein MNRISVFAIIFTLFIPLGAYAQYASSSKTPKKAGDLIESTSYNDHKRGAPRMLQYLPSGEEFVCVNGKNRYTRALYGGHTAWRLETGDRPIFATYVKNDCRNIRFRLHLPDGTVTPLEETDWCEARYNPGTRTYALKDKAWGENCSLKVSVLASLTEEMAVWELSGELPAGCELEVLNSPIRRKKLSRSGDMGADPPGCFEPAEDGTVLQTLKCRFPADGHLYVGISGNELKEIRDGGVQYLALQKACRELAERIRITTPDPYFNTLGGALAVAADGIWGEEGVWLHGAVGWRMPLSGWRAAYVGDVLGWHDRARTHFDNYAASQVTEVPNTISHPAQDSALALARSAKIWGTPQYSNGYICRNPRRNNQMHHYDMNLCYIDELLWHFNWTGDLEYARRMWPLLTLHLAWEKRNFDPDNDGLYDAYACIWASDALYYNSGAVTHSSAYNYRGNKLAALIAEKIGEDPTPYREEADKILKALNTRLWLPERGHWAEFQDFMGHRRLHEDAAVWTVYHALDSDVADSFQAYLATSYIDREIPHIPVVTSDDVLAADAALPVNAGPYAHWQEQLKAAGAVVNAGKYATVATTDWMPYLWSINNVAFAEVMHTSLAYFQAGRREAGFKLLKSSVLDGMYLGDSPGNFGQISFYDAARGECYRDFGDPIGVASRALIQGLYGILPDALNGRLLIKPGFPEEWEYASLHTPDIDFDFKAGEVATGKYSSRDCSLYTVTHRLPAVRNLELQFPARRSAVARLTVNGQNAAWRLVENSVGRPMLSVSVPAASDEEVTINVAWEGELLEAPASVDAYPATRVRKAGPVSFIAMEQGQMKWWAPVEHPVSDKGKKPVPAGDFKAVDSARCTPVDMQKVFNANVTDIFRNEYLSPRSPYTTLQLPKQGIGEWCHPLKTADIDDSGLRAAVRKGLLETKLGIPFRTPAEGHNIAFTSLWDNYPDSLQIPLQGKASRAYLLMAGSTNHMQCHIDNGVIRVYYEDGTCDTLSLVNPDNWPPIEQIFFEDGKSFNRHAPSLYRLRLKTGELSNNFGEELGFTGVSREVDGGAAVLLEMPLNAGKKLSHLVLETLSNEVVIGIMGITLQR; encoded by the coding sequence ATGAACCGTATTTCTGTTTTTGCAATTATTTTTACTCTGTTTATCCCTTTGGGGGCTTACGCGCAATATGCTTCTTCGTCTAAAACTCCGAAGAAAGCAGGTGATTTGATAGAATCCACTTCCTACAATGACCATAAGCGGGGAGCTCCCCGTATGTTGCAATACTTGCCGTCCGGTGAAGAGTTTGTCTGCGTCAACGGCAAGAACCGCTACACACGTGCTTTGTATGGCGGACATACGGCATGGCGCCTGGAAACCGGCGACCGTCCGATATTTGCCACGTATGTCAAGAACGACTGCCGTAATATCCGTTTTCGCTTGCATCTGCCGGACGGTACGGTTACACCGTTGGAAGAAACCGATTGGTGCGAGGCGCGTTATAATCCGGGTACGCGTACGTATGCCTTGAAAGACAAGGCATGGGGAGAAAATTGCAGCCTGAAAGTTTCCGTATTGGCAAGTCTTACGGAAGAGATGGCCGTTTGGGAGCTTTCCGGTGAGTTGCCTGCCGGCTGCGAGCTGGAAGTGTTGAATTCGCCCATCCGCCGGAAGAAGCTTTCCCGTAGCGGAGATATGGGGGCAGACCCTCCGGGATGTTTTGAGCCGGCAGAAGACGGCACAGTGCTGCAAACACTGAAATGCCGCTTTCCGGCCGACGGGCATTTGTATGTGGGCATTTCCGGTAATGAACTGAAGGAAATACGGGATGGTGGTGTACAGTATCTTGCCCTTCAAAAGGCTTGCCGTGAACTGGCCGAACGCATCAGAATCACTACTCCCGATCCTTATTTCAATACGCTTGGCGGTGCACTTGCTGTTGCTGCCGACGGTATCTGGGGGGAAGAGGGCGTGTGGCTGCATGGAGCTGTCGGCTGGCGTATGCCGTTGAGCGGCTGGCGTGCCGCATACGTAGGCGATGTGTTGGGCTGGCACGACCGCGCACGCACTCATTTTGACAACTATGCTGCCAGTCAGGTGACCGAAGTTCCCAATACGATTTCGCATCCGGCACAGGATTCTGCCCTTGCGCTTGCACGTTCGGCCAAGATATGGGGAACGCCGCAATACAGCAACGGATATATCTGCCGCAATCCTCGCCGTAACAATCAGATGCACCATTATGACATGAATCTCTGTTACATAGACGAACTGTTGTGGCACTTCAACTGGACGGGCGACCTTGAGTATGCCCGCCGCATGTGGCCGTTGCTGACACTGCATCTTGCTTGGGAAAAACGCAACTTCGACCCGGACAACGACGGCTTGTACGATGCCTACGCCTGCATTTGGGCAAGCGATGCGCTGTATTATAACAGTGGCGCCGTTACGCACAGCTCTGCCTATAACTATCGCGGCAATAAACTGGCTGCACTGATTGCTGAGAAGATAGGCGAAGACCCCACACCCTATCGGGAAGAGGCCGATAAGATATTGAAAGCGCTCAACACCCGTCTCTGGTTGCCGGAGAGAGGACATTGGGCGGAATTCCAAGATTTCATGGGCCATCGCCGTCTGCATGAAGATGCTGCCGTATGGACCGTCTATCACGCTCTCGACAGCGATGTGGCCGATTCGTTTCAGGCATATCTTGCCACAAGTTACATAGACCGTGAAATTCCTCATATTCCTGTCGTGACTTCGGATGACGTGCTTGCCGCCGATGCTGCTTTGCCTGTCAATGCAGGCCCGTACGCTCATTGGCAGGAACAGTTGAAGGCAGCGGGTGCTGTCGTCAATGCCGGAAAGTATGCCACTGTGGCCACTACCGACTGGATGCCGTATTTATGGAGCATTAACAATGTGGCCTTTGCCGAAGTGATGCACACGTCGCTCGCTTATTTTCAGGCAGGACGCAGAGAGGCAGGCTTCAAATTGCTGAAAAGTTCTGTTCTGGACGGCATGTACCTGGGCGATAGTCCGGGCAATTTCGGGCAGATAAGTTTCTATGATGCTGCCCGGGGCGAATGTTACCGCGACTTCGGCGACCCTATCGGAGTGGCTTCCCGCGCATTGATTCAGGGGCTTTACGGAATCTTGCCCGATGCTTTGAACGGTCGTCTGCTGATAAAACCCGGTTTCCCGGAAGAGTGGGAGTATGCTTCACTGCATACGCCGGATATAGACTTTGACTTTAAAGCGGGCGAAGTGGCTACCGGTAAGTATTCTTCCCGCGACTGTTCGCTTTATACCGTTACACACCGTTTGCCTGCCGTACGGAATCTGGAATTGCAATTCCCAGCACGTCGTTCGGCTGTGGCGCGTTTGACAGTAAACGGCCAGAATGCAGCGTGGAGACTGGTTGAAAATTCAGTTGGACGGCCCATGCTTTCCGTTTCCGTTCCTGCTGCTTCCGATGAGGAGGTAACAATCAATGTCGCTTGGGAAGGAGAGTTGCTTGAAGCTCCTGCTTCTGTCGATGCTTATCCTGCAACTCGCGTCCGTAAGGCGGGACCCGTCAGTTTCATTGCTATGGAACAGGGACAGATGAAATGGTGGGCGCCGGTAGAGCACCCGGTATCCGATAAGGGTAAGAAACCTGTTCCGGCAGGTGATTTTAAAGCAGTCGATTCAGCCCGATGCACTCCTGTCGATATGCAGAAAGTGTTCAATGCGAATGTAACGGATATTTTCCGCAATGAATACCTGTCGCCGCGTTCTCCGTACACCACGTTGCAGTTGCCCAAACAGGGAATAGGCGAGTGGTGTCATCCGCTGAAGACAGCAGATATAGATGATTCGGGTTTGCGTGCCGCTGTGCGTAAAGGCTTGTTGGAGACAAAGCTCGGGATACCTTTCCGTACTCCTGCCGAAGGGCATAACATTGCTTTCACCTCTCTTTGGGACAATTATCCGGACAGTCTGCAAATTCCCCTGCAAGGCAAGGCTTCCCGTGCCTATTTACTAATGGCAGGCAGTACTAACCACATGCAGTGCCATATCGACAATGGCGTAATCCGTGTGTATTATGAAGACGGTACTTGCGACACCTTGTCTTTGGTGAATCCGGACAACTGGCCGCCCATCGAACAGATATTCTTTGAAGATGGAAAGTCTTTTAACCGTCATGCACCGTCTCTCTATCGCCTGCGTCTGAAGACCGGTGAACTGAGCAATAATTTCGGTGAGGAACTTGGCTTTACCGGAGTGTCTCGCGAGGTGGACGGTGGTGCCGCCGTACTGTTGGAAATGCCGTTGAATGCAGGAAAAAAGCTTTCGCACCTTGTACTGGAGACACTCTCCAATGAGGTGGTGATAGGAATAATGGGCATTACGCTTCAACGATGA
- a CDS encoding site-specific integrase translates to MANIKFLIRDMNADNEQTIYITSRFGRNEKLMYATPLKIEPLFWDEKKECVKNSKYCVNKDEINVALKSIEGKINSFIAEATTKGEPITKDSLRNFLDIHFGKKVAAAHDFHSFFEEFIRLCDTRVSPRRGGQTIDYKTKREYARTYYYIQEYEKKRKIRLEFRSINQSFFSDFVAFLQELGLSTNTIWHKTVSLKAVMKAANEQELTDNTKYQLFKNVSEESQAVALSEDELDTLASFDFSHSPRLERTRDLFLVGCWTGLRFSDFTRIREENIKDGMITIQQQKTNEFVTIPLHPVFLRIWEKYNGNLPGNISNQKFNDNLKDVCREAGLTEHVMKSITKGGKKQTTIYEKWQLVSSHTARRSFATNLYKSGFPSISIMQITGHKTENSFLKYIKVTKEEHAKMLMVHWQKKGSLLKTV, encoded by the coding sequence ATGGCAAATATAAAATTTCTCATCCGTGATATGAATGCCGACAATGAGCAAACCATATACATAACTTCCCGCTTTGGTAGAAATGAAAAGCTCATGTATGCCACACCATTGAAAATTGAACCTTTGTTTTGGGATGAAAAGAAAGAGTGTGTTAAAAATTCAAAGTATTGTGTCAATAAGGACGAGATTAATGTAGCCCTTAAAAGTATTGAAGGGAAAATAAACTCTTTCATTGCAGAAGCAACAACAAAAGGTGAACCAATTACTAAAGACAGTCTTAGAAATTTTCTTGATATTCACTTCGGAAAGAAAGTGGCGGCTGCACATGATTTTCATTCGTTCTTTGAGGAGTTTATCCGGTTATGTGATACAAGAGTAAGCCCACGTAGAGGCGGTCAGACTATCGACTATAAAACGAAACGTGAGTATGCACGCACTTACTATTATATTCAAGAATACGAGAAGAAAAGGAAAATACGACTGGAATTCCGAAGTATAAATCAATCTTTCTTTAGTGATTTTGTTGCTTTCTTGCAAGAACTGGGATTGAGCACTAATACTATTTGGCACAAAACAGTAAGCCTTAAGGCTGTAATGAAAGCAGCTAATGAGCAGGAACTAACGGATAACACTAAATATCAACTATTCAAAAATGTATCAGAGGAGAGCCAGGCTGTTGCTTTGAGTGAGGATGAACTTGATACGCTTGCATCTTTTGATTTTTCGCATTCTCCCCGATTGGAACGAACACGGGATTTGTTTCTCGTAGGTTGTTGGACTGGATTACGGTTCTCTGATTTTACACGTATTAGAGAAGAAAATATAAAAGACGGGATGATAACCATTCAACAACAGAAAACGAATGAGTTTGTAACCATTCCTTTGCATCCGGTATTCTTACGTATTTGGGAGAAGTATAACGGCAATCTTCCAGGTAATATAAGCAATCAGAAATTCAACGATAATTTGAAAGATGTATGTAGGGAAGCCGGGTTAACGGAACATGTGATGAAATCAATAACCAAAGGTGGTAAGAAGCAAACTACTATTTATGAAAAGTGGCAACTCGTTTCTTCACATACAGCCCGGAGAAGTTTTGCAACCAATCTATATAAATCCGGTTTCCCAAGTATTAGCATTATGCAGATAACCGGACATAAGACAGAAAATAGCTTTCTGAAATATATCAAAGTGACTAAAGAAGAACATGCTAAGATGCTGATGGTGCATTGGCAAAAGAAAGGTAGTTTATTAAAAACTGTATAA
- a CDS encoding helix-turn-helix domain-containing protein — MDANFLSPNAMLIQGATMSDLENMMSRILDKKLANIIESTPKVEDFPKDILYKRKDAAIRLQISLPTLDAWTRAGIINGRRIGTRIYYTEKDINNALKKACK; from the coding sequence ATGGATGCAAATTTTTTATCCCCCAATGCAATGTTAATTCAAGGCGCAACAATGAGTGACCTTGAGAATATGATGAGCCGCATTCTTGATAAGAAGCTGGCTAATATAATAGAATCTACTCCCAAAGTAGAGGACTTTCCGAAAGACATACTGTATAAACGCAAAGACGCAGCTATACGGTTGCAAATTTCCTTACCTACCTTAGACGCATGGACGAGAGCTGGCATTATTAATGGCCGCCGGATAGGTACACGCATTTACTACACAGAGAAGGATATTAACAATGCTTTGAAAAAGGCGTGTAAATAA
- a CDS encoding YfjI family protein: MNISVNNKTLSDVLVLPIDGLSANTQEIIREVSEVYQCSRDIVLAAMFSAVGVAVGKKIRISDSKYFNYPCLWACAVAPSGSNKSTPVRFILQPLKDRDANEYKAYREELKVFKDSKDEHKERPIFRQLLLSDSTPEARNQVLSTSHNGILLYRDEIKGFLDDIGRYNKSGEVSQLLSVFDSDNIVINRKSDDTLLVEEPFMGVLGTIQPDVLADTFGNDLLMNNGFNQRWLFVYPDENPSAMYSEKSISKEVREAWSSYINALLDADFKAGGCDTVYIIDEAKRLYIEYYNELQVKKQSTDDSYMCAVYSKLQIIVERWALITHLLGDNTGMSRILPKEMEYSIRCMGYFERCAEKVYMKLTENRKQPEAKTMGKEEMIANVYHLTNPVSQSAVADAIGVSKQYISKCLKKYPKLTGCRLTDTESVDIQQDINKTASTL; the protein is encoded by the coding sequence ATGAACATAAGTGTAAATAACAAAACTTTGTCCGATGTGCTTGTATTACCTATTGACGGGCTTTCAGCAAATACACAAGAGATAATTAGAGAAGTGTCGGAAGTGTATCAGTGCAGCCGTGATATAGTACTGGCTGCAATGTTTAGTGCGGTCGGTGTAGCAGTCGGCAAAAAAATAAGGATTTCCGATAGCAAGTATTTTAACTATCCGTGTCTTTGGGCGTGTGCAGTCGCCCCGTCCGGTTCTAACAAGTCCACCCCTGTACGCTTCATTCTGCAACCTTTAAAGGATAGGGACGCAAACGAATACAAGGCATACAGGGAAGAGCTGAAGGTTTTCAAGGATTCAAAGGATGAGCATAAGGAAAGACCGATATTCAGGCAGTTGCTTTTAAGCGATTCCACACCCGAAGCGAGGAACCAGGTATTATCTACCAGCCACAACGGAATATTGCTTTACAGGGACGAAATAAAGGGCTTTCTTGACGATATAGGACGATATAACAAGAGTGGCGAGGTAAGCCAATTATTATCGGTCTTTGATTCTGATAACATTGTAATAAACCGAAAGTCAGATGATACGCTATTAGTCGAAGAGCCATTTATGGGTGTTTTAGGAACAATTCAGCCTGACGTACTTGCGGACACATTCGGTAACGACCTGCTTATGAACAACGGCTTTAATCAAAGGTGGCTATTCGTTTACCCGGATGAAAATCCGTCTGCAATGTATTCGGAGAAGTCTATCAGCAAAGAGGTACGGGAAGCATGGAGCAGTTACATTAATGCTTTATTGGATGCAGATTTCAAGGCTGGTGGATGCGATACGGTCTATATCATTGATGAGGCAAAACGTCTCTATATCGAATACTATAACGAATTACAGGTAAAGAAGCAAAGTACGGATGATAGCTACATGTGTGCCGTATATTCAAAACTGCAAATCATAGTGGAACGCTGGGCTTTGATAACACACCTGTTAGGAGATAATACGGGTATGAGCCGTATTTTGCCGAAAGAAATGGAGTATTCAATCAGATGTATGGGTTACTTCGAGAGATGTGCGGAAAAGGTGTATATGAAGCTGACGGAAAACAGAAAACAGCCGGAAGCGAAAACAATGGGTAAAGAGGAAATGATAGCTAATGTTTACCATTTGACTAACCCGGTCAGTCAAAGCGCTGTTGCTGATGCGATTGGGGTTTCAAAGCAATACATATCAAAATGCCTAAAGAAATACCCTAAGTTGACAGGTTGTCGGTTGACAGATACTGAAAGTGTTGATATACAACAAGATATAAACAAAACTGCGTCAACCTTGTAA
- a CDS encoding BT4734/BF3469 family protein, producing the protein MKKDIFDVEISVYNGVKDVYGTTCKLRDFLFSKKHVSEIERLRSLPTKEEKNEVKKRLPMACISGLFQPTRKAENLVRHSGLICVDIDRKDNLHIDNWDEIKQELCKLKEIAYISLSVSGNGYFVIIPLKYPHAHKGQFEKLKQDFARIGIIIDPACGDVTRMRCLSYDAEPYINVEAIPYDGYYKEPRPTNSYQYSGGDNVLDKVAKCCEKIEANGIDITGDYKDWFTVGCALASLGESGRSFFHICSRQNTKYKYAETDKKFSNLLRTGKRIGIGSFFEICKDYGITYKDA; encoded by the coding sequence ATGAAGAAAGATATTTTTGATGTAGAGATTTCCGTTTATAACGGTGTGAAAGATGTGTACGGCACAACGTGCAAACTCCGTGATTTCCTTTTCAGCAAGAAGCACGTTTCGGAGATTGAACGCCTGCGTTCTTTGCCGACAAAGGAAGAAAAGAACGAGGTAAAGAAGCGTTTGCCTATGGCTTGCATAAGTGGGTTATTCCAGCCGACACGGAAAGCGGAAAACCTTGTAAGACATTCCGGGCTTATCTGCGTGGATATTGACCGAAAGGATAATTTACATATAGATAACTGGGACGAAATAAAGCAGGAGCTTTGCAAGTTGAAAGAAATAGCCTATATCAGTCTTTCGGTAAGCGGCAACGGCTATTTTGTCATTATTCCGTTGAAATACCCCCACGCACATAAAGGGCAATTCGAGAAGCTGAAACAGGACTTTGCACGGATAGGTATCATTATAGATCCTGCTTGCGGTGATGTAACCCGGATGCGCTGTTTGTCCTATGATGCGGAACCTTATATCAATGTTGAGGCAATCCCCTACGATGGATATTACAAAGAGCCACGTCCGACAAACAGTTATCAATATTCAGGCGGTGATAACGTATTGGATAAGGTGGCAAAGTGCTGTGAGAAGATAGAAGCCAACGGAATAGACATCACAGGCGATTACAAGGACTGGTTTACGGTCGGTTGTGCGTTGGCTTCATTGGGTGAAAGCGGCCGTTCCTTCTTCCATATATGCAGCAGACAGAACACAAAGTATAAATACGCTGAAACCGACAAGAAGTTTTCCAACCTATTGCGTACTGGGAAGCGTATCGGAATCGGCTCTTTCTTCGAGATATGCAAGGATTACGGGATAACCTACAAAGATGCTTAG
- a CDS encoding type II toxin-antitoxin system HicA family toxin has translation MKYNQFFAELTAAGCYVLRHGANHDIWYSPKTGNKFALSRHGKQEVPTGMERKARKVLLGE, from the coding sequence ATGAAGTACAATCAGTTTTTTGCGGAACTTACCGCAGCAGGTTGTTACGTTCTCAGGCATGGGGCAAACCATGATATTTGGTATAGCCCTAAAACGGGAAACAAATTTGCTTTGTCAAGGCACGGTAAACAAGAAGTACCTACCGGAATGGAACGTAAAGCAAGAAAGGTTCTTTTGGGGGAGTAA
- a CDS encoding type II toxin-antitoxin system HicB family antitoxin, with protein MKVTVIMEKASDGYYSCFVEEDLPGFGLAGYGDTAEAAKEDMMKAYEEIKEMQAEEGKEVPELEFTYKYDMQSFFNYFSFLNVTKVAELAGINASLMRQYTSGVTNAGQKQYDKIRVAVERISKELSAATF; from the coding sequence ATGAAAGTAACTGTAATCATGGAAAAGGCGAGCGATGGGTATTACTCATGCTTTGTAGAGGAAGATTTGCCCGGCTTTGGTTTGGCTGGATATGGAGATACGGCAGAAGCGGCCAAAGAGGATATGATGAAAGCGTATGAGGAAATAAAAGAGATGCAGGCAGAAGAAGGTAAGGAAGTGCCGGAACTGGAGTTTACCTACAAGTATGATATGCAATCTTTTTTTAACTATTTCTCATTCCTGAATGTTACTAAGGTAGCAGAGTTAGCAGGTATCAACGCTTCATTGATGCGGCAATACACATCAGGTGTAACCAATGCCGGACAAAAACAGTATGACAAGATACGTGTAGCGGTGGAAAGGATTTCAAAGGAGCTTTCCGCAGCCACATTCTAA
- a CDS encoding helix-turn-helix domain-containing protein, whose protein sequence is MKLRILGICKQAGITQKELAERIGLSAVGLSKAINGNPTKDTLEKIASALNVRITELFEEPTNINGYIELDGTIHKVTSKDDIKKLAENL, encoded by the coding sequence ATGAAGTTACGAATATTGGGAATCTGCAAACAAGCAGGAATAACCCAAAAAGAGTTAGCAGAAAGAATAGGATTATCAGCTGTGGGGTTATCTAAGGCAATCAATGGTAATCCTACCAAAGATACTTTGGAGAAAATCGCCAGTGCCCTAAATGTGAGAATAACCGAACTGTTCGAGGAACCAACCAACATAAACGGCTACATTGAATTAGACGGAACTATCCACAAGGTTACGAGTAAGGATGATATTAAGAAGTTAGCGGAGAATTTATAA